One window of the Zea mays cultivar B73 chromosome 3, Zm-B73-REFERENCE-NAM-5.0, whole genome shotgun sequence genome contains the following:
- the LOC100276522 gene encoding uncharacterized protein LOC100276522, which translates to MDAPFFHELRRQASSYLTGKIRSARLALTDVTPTQLMTEEATNGDASPPNVKTMGLIARQAFEVDEYVRITDILHRRFASFDPRQGQGQWQWREAYKALLLLDHLLTHGPRSVAVEFQKDREAIERMATFQHIDERGFNWGRTVTSKSERVLKLLERGPFLEEERERARKIAREIKGFGSFNLSSASHAAPQPPPGDEGSRGYGRSNSQFEQRWRHKDGDDSDKENLIQSPEPARVAREVEAEPEEPHHHPFHGLGQKQRPEAMLLLSQ; encoded by the exons ATGGACGCGCCCTTCTTCCACGAGCTCAGGCGGCAGGCCTCCTCCTACCTCACCGGCAAGATCCGCTCCGCGCGGCTGGCGCTCACCGACGTCACCCCGACGCAGCT catgacggaggaggcgacgaacgGGGACGCGTCGCCGCCGAACGTCAAGACGATGGGCCTCATAGCCCGGCAGGCGTTCGAGGTCGACGAGTACGTCAGGATCACGGACATCCTGCACAGGCGCTTCGCGAGCTTCGACCCCAGGCAGGGGCAGGGGCAGTGGCAGTGGCGGGAGGCGTACAAGGCGCtgctcctcctggaccacctcCTCACGCACGGGCCCCGCAGCGTCGCGGTCGAGTTCCAGAAGGACAGGGAGGCCATCGAGCGGATGGCCACCTTCCAACACATCGACGAGAGAGG CTTCAACTGGGGACGGACGGTGACGAGCAAGTCGGAGCGCGTGCTCAAGCTGCTGGAGCGCGGCCCGTTCCTGGAGGAGGAGCGCGAGCGGGCACGCAAGATCGCGCGCGAGATCAAGGGCTTCGGCAGCTTCAACCTCAGCAGCGCCTCCCACGCCGCGCCACAGCCACCACCAGGTGACGAGGGAAGCCGCGGCTACGGCCGGAGCAACTCGCAGTTCGAGCAGCGGTGGAGGCACAAGGACGGCGACGACAGCGACAAGGAGAATCTGATCCAGAGCCCGGAGCCAGCACGGGTCGCGCGGGAAGTCGAGGCCGAGCCGGAGGAGCCGCACCACCACCCGTTCCACGGGCTCGGGCAAAAACAGCGGCCGGAGGCGATGCTGCTCCTGAGCCAGTGA